TGGAACATTACTTGGCGTTCCTGCGGCATACGCACTTGCAAGATACGACTTCAAAGGAAAAAATATCGTTGACAGCGTTGTCGAACTTCCAGTAATTCTTCCACCATTAATAACTGGCTTTGCGTTACTGGTATTTTTTGGGAATACGGTGTTTGGAAAATTTATAACAGAACATATAATCGAAATCCTTTTTACATACAAAGGAACGATTGTTGCACAGTTTTTCGTTGCAACACCATTTATAATAAGAACATCTAAATCAGTATTTGAATGCATTGATGAAAAGTACGAACTTATTGCCCAAAGTCTCGGCTCTAAAAAATACGAAAGTTTCCTCGATGTTGTAATTCCGATGGCCAAAAATGGAATTATTGCAGGAGTGATACTTGCCTGGGCAAGAAGCATTGGGGAATTTGGGGCTACAATGATGCTTGCAGGGGCTACAAAGATGAAAACAGAAACACTTCCAATAGCGGTGTTTTTAAATATTTCACTTGGAGACCTTGAAAAAGCACTTGCGGTATCATTGATATTTTTAATTGTCGCAACTTTAGTATTATTTATAATTAGATTGATTTTAAAAATAGGTGAGAACAATGATAGACTTTAAATCAGAATTGGAACGAATAGCAACTGAAAACAATCTCTTAGATGAAAATATAGAAATAAAACCTGTTAATGTAAATTTAGAATCAAAAACTATTGATGATTACCCACTAATGCAGGGAAAAGAATTTTTACTCCGTGCATTCTTTAAAGGCGATGTTGGAGATGCATTTACAAACAATCTCGTCGAATTTAAAGGTAAAATTTCAGAAGTTATTGCTTCAGGAAGTAATCAGATGATCATTGCTGCACTAAATTCAGTCATGAAAAATCTAAAAATGGTTGAAAAATCAGAACACTGCATAAAAGGAGAACCCGAAGTTTGCGCAAAAGAATTATCTGACTTTTTAATTGAAGAACTTGGAAAAGACATAAAAATCGGAATTATCGGGTACCACCCTGCAATAATAAGACAGATGGTAACCACATTTGGAAAAGATAAGGTTATTACAAGTGACATGGATCTAGATACAATTGGAAGAATCAGACAGGGAATTGTTATAATGCACGGTAGTATGAACGAACATTTAATAGAAAACTCTGATATCATTCTTTCGACAGGCAGTACTGCTGCAAATGGAAGCCTCGAAGAAATTTTAAATTATACAAAAAAATATGATAAAAGAATAATATTCTACGGAACTACTGTCGCTTGTGCAGCAAAAATGCTCGATTTGGAAAGATTCTGTGCCCTTGGAAAATAATTGTTTGTGGTAGTGATGCTTGTAATTGAAAACTTGAGAAAAGATCTCAGTAATTTTGAATTGCATATCGAAAAACTTGAAATTAAGGATGACGATTACTTCGTATTTTTAGGTTTGAGCGGTAGCGGTAAAACTACAATTCTTGAAATGATTGCAGGATTTATTAAACCAGATTCTGGAAAAATAATATTAAATGGAGAAGATATCACAGATAAACCAATAAATGAACGAAAAATTGTTCTTTGTAACGGTAAATATCTTTTTCCCCATTTAACGATTCAAAAAAATATAGAATACGGGATAAAACACCTGCCAAAATCTGAAAAAAAGGAAAAAGTAGACAAAATTTCAAAATTACTTAATATTACACATCTGTTAAACCGAAAACCCGAAAGATTGAGCAGTGGTGAACAACAACGAGTAGCTCTTGCAATGGCTCTTGTAATGGACCCTGAAATAATATTGTTAGATGAACCGCTGTCATCCCTTGATAGGTTACTCCATGAAAAATTGATGTATGATTTAAAAGATGTTCACAAGTCTTCAAATGTCACATTTATACACGTTACCCACGACTTTTCAGAAGCCGCAGTTTTATCAAATAAAATGGCGATACTTCGAAATGGAAAAATAGAACAGATTGGAACACTCCAAAATGTATTAAAACGTCCCAAAAACGAGTTTGTTGCAAAATTCGTTGGAATTAAAAATATACTTTACGGAAACTGCATACAAAAAGATGAAAATTATG
This DNA window, taken from Methanococcus maripaludis, encodes the following:
- a CDS encoding ABC transporter permease, translating into MKNNDFLKFFSLFALSVFILFILMIVMSIVTNISLETFYYALFSKEIQFAIKLSLETASIATIFGTLLGVPAAYALARYDFKGKNIVDSVVELPVILPPLITGFALLVFFGNTVFGKFITEHIIEILFTYKGTIVAQFFVATPFIIRTSKSVFECIDEKYELIAQSLGSKKYESFLDVVIPMAKNGIIAGVILAWARSIGEFGATMMLAGATKMKTETLPIAVFLNISLGDLEKALAVSLIFLIVATLVLFIIRLILKIGENNDRL
- a CDS encoding Rossmann-like domain-containing protein, which encodes MIDFKSELERIATENNLLDENIEIKPVNVNLESKTIDDYPLMQGKEFLLRAFFKGDVGDAFTNNLVEFKGKISEVIASGSNQMIIAALNSVMKNLKMVEKSEHCIKGEPEVCAKELSDFLIEELGKDIKIGIIGYHPAIIRQMVTTFGKDKVITSDMDLDTIGRIRQGIVIMHGSMNEHLIENSDIILSTGSTAANGSLEEILNYTKKYDKRIIFYGTTVACAAKMLDLERFCALGK
- a CDS encoding ATP-binding cassette domain-containing protein, with the translated sequence MLVIENLRKDLSNFELHIEKLEIKDDDYFVFLGLSGSGKTTILEMIAGFIKPDSGKIILNGEDITDKPINERKIVLCNGKYLFPHLTIQKNIEYGIKHLPKSEKKEKVDKISKLLNITHLLNRKPERLSSGEQQRVALAMALVMDPEIILLDEPLSSLDRLLHEKLMYDLKDVHKSSNVTFIHVTHDFSEAAVLSNKMAILRNGKIEQIGTLQNVLKRPKNEFVAKFVGIKNILYGNCIQKDENYVIQLLGFEIPIKEAIYGEITPDTFPQILRNWSFFVSLANYGEITLGIFPKDIIFSKKSEQNSETYSGKIKSIVPSGPFDSKAVIEFNGIELISEIPNSELLKNPLKKGDSVEFYIDSISIIG